One genomic segment of Nerophis lumbriciformis linkage group LG20, RoL_Nlum_v2.1, whole genome shotgun sequence includes these proteins:
- the LOC140679665 gene encoding uncharacterized protein, with protein MGPGDVQQLIGNPEEVTPQLAGSYTLKQETPQPPCIKKEEEELCITQEGECLLGREEADYTKFPLSILSVKTEDDEEKPQVDNLLAPLSDSEAEDEVEVTLSSDKDCEGDMRTHTDNKHSECSTKKRGKTCLSCSVCAESFTQKSSLTRHMRTHTGEKPFSCSVCAKSFSRKCGLTEHMRTHTGEKTFNCSVCGKSFSQNSCLTRHMRTHAGEKPCTCSVCGKGFSQNSYLTLHMRTHTGEKPFNCSVCGKRFSQNNYLSKHMRTHTGEKPFNCSVCGESFSQNNYLSKHMRTHTGEKPFNCSVCGISFSQNSCLTRHMRTHAGEKPCTCSVCGKGFSQNSYLTKHMRTHTGEKPFSCSVCGNSFSQNSNLTQHMRTHTGQKSFSCSFN; from the exons atGGGCCCTGGAG acgtccagcagctgatcggtaatccagaagaagttaCCCCTCAGTTAGCGGGGAGctacactttgaagcaggagactccacaaccaccctgcattaaaaaggaagaggaggaactctgcatcactcaggagggagagtgtcttctaggacgagaggaagctgattacaccaagtttccactgagtattctctctgtgaagactgaagatgatgaagagaaaccacaagtagacaacctcttagctccactatcagatagtgaggctgaagacgaggttgaagtaactttgagcagcgataaagactgtgaaggtgatatgaggactcacactgacaacaaacactctgaatgctctacaaagaagagaggtaaaacatgtttgagctgctcagtttgtgctgaaagttttactcaaaagagcagtttgactcgacacatgagaacacacacaggtgaaaagccattcagttgttcagtttgtgccaaaagcttttctcgaaaatgtggtttgactgaacacatgagaacacacacaggagaaaaaacatttaattgttcagtttgtggcaaaagcttttctcaaaatagctgtttgactcgacacatgagaacacacgcaggagaaaaaccatgtacttgttcagtttgtggcaaaggcttttctcaaaatagctatttgactctacacatgagaacacacacaggtgaaaaaccatttaattgttcagtttgtggcaaacgcTTTTCTCAAAATAACTATTTgtctaaacacatgagaacacacacag gtgaaaaaccatttaattgttcagtttgtggtgaaagcttttctcaaaataactATTTgtctaaacacatgagaacacacacaggtgaaaaaccatttaattgttcagtttgtggcataagcttttctcaaaatagctgtttgactcgacacatgagaacacacgcaggagaaaaaccatgtacttgttcagtttgtggcaaaggcttttctcaaaatagctatttgactaaacacatgagaacacacacaggtgaaaaaccatttagttgttcagtttgtggcaacagcttttctcaaaatagcaatctgactcaacacatgagaacacacactggacaaaaatcatttagttgttca
- the LOC140679625 gene encoding uncharacterized protein produces MRTHTDNKHSECSTKKRGETCLSCSVCAESFTKKSHLPRHMRTHTGEKPCTCSVCGKGFSQNSYLTKHMRTHTVEKPFSCSVCGKSFSQNSYLTKHMRTHTGAKPFSCSVCGNSFSQNINLTVHMRTHTGEKTFICSVCGQSFSQNSSLTRHMRTHTGEKPCNCSVCGKSFSRNSILTEHMRTHTGEKPYKCSVCDKSFCVKTNLTKHMRTHTGEKPFNCSVCGKSFSQHSYLIKHMRTHTGEKPFNCLVCGISFSQNSYMTKHMRTHTGEKSCNCSVCGKSFSVKSHLTEHMRTHTGEKPFNCSVCGKSFSGKSNLTKHMRTHAGEKPFSCSVCCKRFQHNADAVKHTRTHKGK; encoded by the coding sequence atgaggactcacactgacaacaaacactctgaatgctctacaaagaagagaggtgaaacatgtttgagctgctcagtttgtgctgaaagttttactaaaaagagccatttgcctcgacacatgagaacacacacaggtgaaaaaccatgtacttgttcagtttgtggcaaaggcttttctcaaaatagctatttgactaaacacatgagaacacacacagttgaaaaaccatttagttgttcagtttgtggcaaaagcttttctcaaaatagctatttgactaaacacatgagaacacacacaggtgcaaaaccatttagttgttcagtttgtggcaacagcttttctcaaaatatcaATCTGactgtacacatgagaacacacacaggagaaaaaacatttatttgttcagtttgtggccaaagcttttctcaaaatagctctttgactcgacacatgagaacacacacaggagaaaaaccatgtaattgttcagtttgtggcaaaagcttttctcgaaatagcattttgactgaacacatgagaacacacacaggagaaaaaccatataAGTGTTCAGTGTGTGACAAAAGCTTTTGTGTTAAGACcaatttgactaaacacatgagaacacacacaggtgaaaaaccatttaattgttcagtttgtggcaaaagcttttctcaacatAGCTATTTgattaaacacatgagaacacacacaggtgaaaaaccatttaattgtttagTTTGCGGcataagcttttctcaaaatagctatatgactaaacacatgagaacacacacaggagaaaaatcatgtaattgttcagtttgtggcaaaagcttttctgttaagagtcatttgactgaacacatgagaacacacacaggtgaaaaaccatttaattgttcagtttgtggcaaaagcttttctggtAAGAGcaatttgactaaacacatgagaacacacgctggagaaaaaccatttagttgttcagtgtgctgtaaaaggttccaacataatgcagacgcagtaaaacacacaagaacacacaagggaaaataa